In the Chroococcidiopsis sp. SAG 2025 genome, one interval contains:
- a CDS encoding allophycocyanin subunit beta: MQDAITALINSSDVQGRYLDPNSLDKLQNYFQSGDMRAKTAIAVSANAKNIVTKTVAKSLLYTDITAPGGNMYTCRRYAACVRDLDYFLRYATYAMLAGDTSILDERILNGLRETYNSLGVPIGATIRSVQAMKEVVTSLVGADAGREMGVYFDHIAAGLS; encoded by the coding sequence ATGCAAGACGCAATTACTGCTTTAATTAATTCTTCTGACGTGCAAGGCAGATATCTAGATCCCAATTCTTTGGATAAGTTACAAAACTACTTTCAAAGTGGCGATATGCGGGCAAAAACTGCGATCGCAGTTAGTGCAAATGCTAAAAACATTGTCACCAAAACAGTAGCAAAATCTTTGCTTTATACAGATATCACCGCTCCTGGTGGCAATATGTATACTTGTCGTCGCTATGCTGCTTGCGTGCGCGATTTAGATTACTTTTTGCGCTATGCCACCTATGCGATGTTAGCTGGAGACACTTCAATTTTAGACGAGCGCATTCTCAACGGTTTAAGAGAAACTTATAACTCTTTAGGCGTGCCAATTGGGGCAACAATTCGCTCCGTACAAGCCATGAAAGAAGTTGTTACTAGCTTAGTCGGTGCTGATGCAGGCAGAGAAATGGGTGTTTATTTCGACCATATTGCTGCTGGTTTGAGTTAA
- a CDS encoding photosystem II q(b) protein: MVSKTDSAIATPTRGDPTEQIPVTNELKKRQSVSIWDRFCNWVTSTENRLYIGWFGVLMIPCMLTAASVFIIAIIAAPAVDMDGMSSPITGSLLDGNNIITAAVVPTSAAIGLHFYPLWEAASLDEWLYNGGPYQLIVLHFLIGIICYQDREWELSYRLGMRPWISLAFTAPVAASISVFLVYPVGQGSFSAGMPLGISGTFDFMLRFQADHNILMSPFHVLGVIGVLGGAFLCAMHGSLVTSTLIRTDGDRIDELSESTNTGYKLGQKRPTYSFRAAQLYLWRLIWRGTSFPNSRRLHFFLAAFPVAGIWSAALGVDIAAFNFEKLNFEPTHIESQGRTVNTWADAIALANLGIDMARDRQLHQFPTDLNWESGAGSRESGMTNDQ; encoded by the coding sequence ATGGTGTCAAAGACAGACAGTGCGATCGCAACTCCAACTCGGGGCGATCCTACTGAACAGATCCCAGTCACTAATGAATTAAAAAAACGCCAAAGCGTTAGTATTTGGGATCGCTTTTGTAATTGGGTGACTAGTACTGAAAATCGGCTATATATCGGCTGGTTTGGGGTACTAATGATTCCCTGTATGCTGACAGCAGCCAGCGTGTTTATCATTGCCATTATTGCCGCACCAGCAGTAGATATGGACGGTATGAGTTCGCCGATTACTGGCTCTCTACTAGACGGCAATAACATTATTACGGCTGCTGTCGTACCAACATCAGCGGCGATCGGACTGCATTTTTACCCACTTTGGGAAGCAGCCTCTTTAGATGAGTGGCTCTACAACGGTGGACCTTATCAACTGATCGTGCTGCATTTCTTGATCGGAATTATTTGCTATCAAGATCGCGAATGGGAATTGAGCTATCGCTTGGGAATGCGACCTTGGATTTCTTTAGCATTTACTGCACCAGTTGCGGCTTCAATTTCGGTCTTCTTAGTCTATCCAGTCGGACAAGGTAGCTTCTCAGCAGGAATGCCACTGGGAATTTCTGGAACTTTCGACTTCATGTTGCGGTTTCAAGCAGACCATAACATTCTCATGAGTCCTTTTCACGTCTTGGGAGTCATCGGAGTTTTGGGCGGTGCTTTCTTATGCGCTATGCACGGTTCCCTAGTGACTTCTACCTTGATCCGTACGGATGGCGATCGCATCGATGAATTGAGCGAATCGACCAATACCGGATACAAGCTCGGTCAAAAGCGCCCGACCTACAGTTTTAGGGCAGCTCAACTGTACTTGTGGCGGTTAATTTGGCGGGGAACTAGCTTTCCCAACTCGCGCCGATTGCATTTTTTCCTAGCAGCTTTTCCAGTAGCAGGAATCTGGTCTGCGGCTTTAGGGGTTGACATTGCAGCATTCAACTTTGAAAAGTTGAACTTCGAGCCAACCCACATCGAGAGCCAAGGCAGAACGGTAAATACATGGGCAGACGCGATCGCGCTTGCAAATCTAGGCATAGATATGGCACGCGATCGCCAGTTGCACCAGTTCCCCACGGATTTGAATTGGGAGTCGGGAGCCGGGAGTCGAGAGTCGGGAATGACCAATGACCAATGA
- a CDS encoding phycobilisome rod-core linker polypeptide — protein sequence MSVKASGGSPVTQPQRYHTVPVAVISHAVQQDRCLKNTELQELADFFSSGVKLLEIANTLTQHADEIVLAGANRIFVGGSPMAYLEKPKEKIGLPGSGYYVGEDFLTDARRKAGAVMVKEALKIQEVAYYSNPLSGWLQRFRDLFNNQDPLPGGFRFINVSRYGAVRMKRSLRDLAWFLRYITYAIVAGDGSILSVNVRGLRGVIPEDVTEATIVALRAMRRQSLDYFLEDAEATALVKGYFDLLIAEYLTDKPSNQVRIGVSNDQQGLQLPQSYSMSAEVRPKFVFKQAATLTQKQEAIAAIYRHVFERDVTDTYGFAQKAELESQLIGGNISVKEFVRRLGKSRLYRKLFYEPFTISRAIELAARHFLGRGLSSREEFQAYFDVMTKGGLPALVDAFVDSAEYSDYFGEETVPYLRGLGQEAQECRNWGPQLDLFKYSAPVRKVPQFITLFGSYQKPLPEQHPYGCGNDPLEIQFGAIFPQETRNPHPQPAFFNKDTRRILIGSGAGSPDKLNGNALGKVPGSLGTRVLKLEPVHHANGKSNGVSQPGHQSPSVNLLHHSSSAFIGGAYRQVFGRSLYEGQRQPLSSAESKLLGGEISVREFVRQLAKSKVFRSLYWDSLYVTKAIEYIHRRLMGRPTYGREEMNRYYDICATKGFYALIDAIIDSPEYLECFGENTVPYERYVTARGYLMRSPRHENQLRREQVAETVPDKYNPRKANWAALTEFVEQPILNQITSDGRSNRATEMRHAEIAGDRSDSPEESLEESYEYSQANDSER from the coding sequence ATGAGTGTAAAAGCAAGTGGTGGAAGTCCGGTAACTCAACCGCAACGATATCATACTGTCCCAGTTGCAGTGATTTCTCATGCGGTACAACAAGACCGTTGTTTAAAAAATACCGAACTACAAGAACTCGCTGATTTTTTCAGTTCGGGCGTGAAGTTGTTAGAAATTGCCAACACGCTGACTCAACATGCTGATGAAATTGTGTTAGCTGGGGCTAACCGAATTTTTGTTGGCGGTTCGCCAATGGCTTATTTAGAAAAGCCGAAAGAAAAGATTGGATTGCCTGGTTCTGGTTACTACGTCGGCGAAGATTTTCTCACAGATGCTAGAAGAAAAGCTGGTGCTGTGATGGTCAAAGAGGCTTTAAAAATCCAAGAAGTTGCATACTACAGCAATCCTTTGAGTGGTTGGTTGCAGCGTTTTCGCGACCTATTTAATAATCAAGATCCTTTGCCTGGTGGTTTTCGCTTTATCAACGTGTCTCGCTATGGTGCAGTCAGGATGAAGCGATCGCTGCGGGACTTAGCTTGGTTTTTACGCTATATCACCTATGCAATTGTGGCGGGTGATGGCAGCATTTTGAGTGTCAATGTCAGGGGCTTGCGTGGTGTGATTCCTGAAGATGTCACGGAAGCTACTATTGTGGCACTGCGGGCAATGCGGCGACAGTCGCTTGACTATTTCTTAGAGGATGCGGAGGCAACGGCATTAGTCAAGGGTTACTTTGACTTACTGATTGCCGAATATCTGACCGATAAACCCTCAAATCAAGTCAGAATTGGTGTTTCCAACGACCAACAAGGATTGCAACTGCCGCAAAGTTACTCGATGTCAGCAGAAGTGCGACCGAAATTCGTCTTCAAGCAGGCAGCAACGCTAACTCAGAAACAAGAGGCGATCGCAGCGATTTATCGTCACGTATTCGAGCGCGATGTGACTGATACGTATGGGTTTGCCCAGAAAGCTGAGTTAGAATCTCAGCTCATCGGTGGAAATATCTCGGTTAAAGAATTCGTGCGCCGTTTAGGTAAATCTCGCCTCTACCGCAAATTGTTCTACGAGCCTTTTACCATCAGTCGGGCGATCGAACTGGCAGCGCGGCACTTCTTGGGACGGGGATTGAGCAGTCGCGAGGAATTTCAGGCATACTTTGATGTCATGACTAAAGGTGGTTTGCCTGCTTTAGTCGATGCGTTTGTCGATTCTGCGGAGTACAGCGATTATTTTGGTGAAGAGACAGTCCCGTATTTACGGGGCTTGGGTCAAGAGGCGCAAGAATGTCGCAACTGGGGACCGCAGCTAGACTTATTTAAATATAGCGCCCCCGTGCGGAAAGTCCCGCAGTTCATTACTCTATTTGGTAGCTACCAGAAGCCCCTACCCGAACAGCATCCTTACGGTTGCGGTAACGATCCGCTAGAAATTCAATTTGGGGCAATCTTTCCCCAGGAAACCCGCAATCCCCACCCTCAACCTGCATTTTTTAACAAGGATACGCGCCGAATTCTGATCGGTTCTGGTGCAGGTAGTCCCGATAAGCTCAACGGTAATGCTTTGGGTAAAGTTCCTGGCTCCTTGGGTACTAGGGTACTGAAGCTAGAACCCGTGCATCATGCCAACGGGAAATCAAACGGCGTGAGTCAGCCAGGGCATCAGAGTCCTAGCGTTAATCTTCTGCACCACTCATCCTCAGCATTTATTGGAGGAGCCTATCGGCAGGTATTCGGGCGTTCTTTATATGAAGGTCAGCGGCAACCGCTATCCAGCGCTGAATCAAAGCTACTAGGGGGCGAAATTAGCGTGCGGGAGTTCGTGCGGCAATTAGCTAAATCGAAAGTATTCCGCAGCTTATATTGGGATTCGCTTTACGTGACGAAGGCAATTGAATACATCCATCGGCGGTTGATGGGTCGTCCTACTTATGGGCGAGAAGAAATGAATCGCTACTATGACATCTGCGCCACAAAAGGCTTCTACGCCCTGATCGATGCCATTATCGACAGTCCCGAATACTTAGAGTGTTTTGGAGAAAATACAGTGCCTTACGAACGCTACGTCACCGCAAGGGGTTACTTAATGCGATCGCCGCGTCATGAAAATCAGTTAAGACGCGAGCAAGTAGCAGAAACCGTTCCCGATAAATACAACCCTAGAAAAGCGAATTGGGCAGCACTAACTGAGTTTGTCGAACAACCGATTCTGAATCAAATTACCAGCGATGGGCGATCGAATCGAGCAACCGAGATGAGACATGCGGAAATAGCAGGCGATCGCAGTGATTCACCAGAAGAGAGCTTAGAGGAGAGCTATGAGTATAGTCAAGCAAATGATTCTGAACGCTGA
- the apcD gene encoding allophycocyanin subunit alpha-B, translating to MSIITKAIASADREARYLSPGELRTIRDFYNGGENRLRIATTLIENRKEIVERGSLKFWECCPDTPSNSGNRTYRASCLRDQDWYIRLIAYTVIVGDVEPLKDIGIVGVKEMYESLEIPLRNWVECIRCLKEVTLDLLSREDAAEVTPYFDCLIQGMTP from the coding sequence ATGAGTATCATCACCAAAGCAATTGCTAGCGCCGATCGCGAAGCTCGTTATTTAAGTCCTGGGGAGTTGCGGACAATTCGCGACTTCTATAATGGCGGAGAAAACCGTTTGCGAATCGCTACAACTCTAATTGAAAACAGAAAAGAAATTGTTGAAAGAGGTAGTTTGAAGTTTTGGGAATGCTGTCCCGACACGCCAAGTAATAGCGGTAATAGAACTTATCGTGCATCTTGTTTGCGCGATCAAGATTGGTATATCCGCCTAATTGCTTATACAGTGATTGTCGGAGATGTAGAACCTCTAAAAGACATAGGAATTGTAGGTGTAAAAGAAATGTACGAATCCCTAGAAATTCCTTTAAGAAATTGGGTGGAATGCATTCGTTGTCTAAAAGAAGTGACTTTAGACCTTTTAAGTCGGGAAGATGCTGCTGAAGTCACACCGTATTTTGATTGTTTGATTCAGGGAATGACTCCTTAA
- a CDS encoding response regulator: MRILLIEDDECVAKALRNVLQQQNYVVDTATDGQTGWDLIQTFTYDLILLDVILPKLDGIKLCQRLRDRKYQTPVLLITAQNSSDRKVMGLDAGADDYLVKPFDMPELLARIRVLLRRQSKPILQALEWGDLRLQCGTCEVTYGDRVLHLTPNEYRLLELFLRHPQLVLSRGEILDRVWAVPEAPKEDTVTAHIKGLRQKLKQVGAPADLIETVYGLGYRLKQPAPTTKKTKLRGASLPQSQDSIQQQTKAALAEVWEKLKYQSSDRVAVLEQATISLLDNKLTEELREKARQAAHKLAGALGIFGFAKGSRLAKHIEDIWQADVILDRSEALHVYEMVMALKREIQRPSLSQLDRPLPRQQSIVMLAIDGDAGLAEQIVKLAATAGMGVKIAPNISAAKAAIAHLEKFNRLSPADVVILNLSLANTTAADLAILAELTNRTPPIPVLLCTRGDRLSDRIELSRLGVHAFLRQPFNPEEVLAAVTRLQQTRSHPTKILVVDDDPEILTLMQALLEPWGIQLNTLEEPSRFWAILEEFAPDMLVLDVEMPQFNGIDLCQIVRNEPRWHKLPVLFLTAHTDDRTIQQVFTAGANDCLSKSILGTELVTQIFNRLGQMRLMQSIQ; the protein is encoded by the coding sequence ATGAGAATTTTACTCATAGAAGACGACGAATGTGTTGCTAAGGCTTTAAGAAATGTGCTTCAGCAGCAAAACTATGTCGTCGATACTGCAACTGATGGTCAGACTGGGTGGGATCTCATTCAAACTTTCACCTATGACTTAATTTTGCTAGATGTGATCCTGCCTAAGCTTGACGGTATTAAACTTTGCCAACGATTGCGCGATCGCAAATATCAAACCCCCGTGCTATTAATTACGGCGCAAAACTCTAGCGATCGCAAAGTGATGGGATTGGATGCAGGCGCAGATGATTATCTCGTCAAACCTTTCGATATGCCAGAATTACTGGCTCGAATTCGCGTACTTTTGCGACGACAAAGTAAACCAATCCTACAAGCTTTAGAGTGGGGAGACTTACGGCTACAATGCGGGACGTGCGAGGTGACATATGGCGATCGCGTCTTGCATTTGACACCGAACGAATATCGTCTGCTAGAGCTTTTCCTGCGCCATCCTCAGCTCGTCTTAAGCCGTGGTGAGATTTTAGATCGAGTTTGGGCAGTTCCAGAAGCCCCTAAAGAAGACACGGTGACGGCTCATATTAAGGGTTTGCGACAGAAATTGAAACAAGTCGGCGCACCTGCCGATTTAATAGAAACAGTATACGGTCTGGGTTATCGCCTGAAACAACCCGCACCGACAACTAAAAAAACAAAACTGCGCGGTGCGTCTTTACCTCAAAGTCAGGACTCGATCCAGCAGCAGACAAAAGCAGCCTTGGCAGAAGTCTGGGAAAAACTCAAATATCAAAGTAGCGATCGCGTTGCCGTGTTAGAGCAAGCAACCATATCCTTACTAGACAACAAACTCACAGAAGAATTGCGCGAAAAAGCGCGACAAGCAGCACACAAGTTAGCAGGAGCGTTGGGTATTTTTGGGTTTGCCAAAGGTTCGCGGTTGGCAAAACATATTGAGGATATCTGGCAAGCCGACGTAATTTTAGACCGCAGCGAGGCGCTACATGTGTATGAAATGGTGATGGCATTAAAACGAGAAATTCAACGACCTAGCCTGAGCCAGCTCGATCGCCCCTTACCGCGCCAGCAATCGATCGTCATGCTAGCAATTGATGGCGATGCCGGACTAGCAGAGCAAATCGTCAAGTTAGCTGCAACCGCAGGAATGGGAGTAAAAATTGCGCCGAATATATCGGCAGCAAAAGCAGCGATCGCCCATTTAGAAAAGTTCAATCGCCTATCTCCAGCCGATGTAGTCATACTCAATCTTTCCCTTGCCAATACCACCGCAGCAGATTTAGCGATTCTTGCCGAACTGACAAACCGTACTCCACCAATTCCAGTCTTACTGTGTACCAGAGGCGATCGATTAAGCGATCGGATCGAGCTATCTCGTTTGGGCGTTCACGCTTTTTTACGACAACCCTTCAACCCAGAGGAGGTGCTAGCAGCAGTTACGAGATTGCAACAAACTCGCTCTCATCCTACCAAAATTCTAGTTGTAGATGACGATCCAGAGATTCTGACGCTAATGCAAGCGTTATTAGAACCTTGGGGCATTCAGCTCAACACGTTGGAAGAACCATCGCGTTTTTGGGCAATTTTAGAAGAATTTGCCCCCGATATGCTTGTGCTTGATGTAGAAATGCCTCAGTTTAACGGCATCGATCTGTGTCAAATCGTGCGTAACGAACCACGTTGGCATAAACTACCCGTCCTCTTTCTTACAGCTCACACTGACGATCGCACCATACAACAAGTCTTTACCGCAGGTGCAAACGATTGTTTGAGCAAGTCGATTTTAGGCACGGAACTCGTGACTCAGATTTTTAACCGCTTAGGGCAAATGCGATTGATGCAGAGCATTCAGTAG
- a CDS encoding ATP-binding protein, which yields MQTNRSLSNSTCGASEEQIASLEVLLHRMMNRIRQSLELPAILSGTVAEVRAFLGTDRVMVYRFDLDGSGEVVAESVQEERLPSLLGQHFPAEDIPPLARELFLKARQRSIVDVAAQEIGSSPLDCPVTGVSLQEIDIRFRPVDPCHVEYLTSMGVQSSLVVPILHRDRLWGLLVSHHSLPRQVTDRELQVVQLVADQLSIAIAQSTLLEQTRIQAQQEATINRVAKLLHSMTEMQLQQALELTVSALGGTGGRVYISPQRPGTAAQLLACGEQPIWQSEAGCQLYLEEYWSWRSWLDAQTTVDDDRCTWAIADWHGLEIPPELALAWFPVRIRGLLIVRLHYRQQILGYLSVFRREIEIETLWARRPDRDDPRHLRPIQSFETWRELKQGQAQAWTSAEIELVQALGSHFALAIQQYELYLQVHALNADLSRDIQERKQAEIKICALNAQLEQRVQERTAELQRANVELLREIGVREQAQASLERLSRQNELILNSAGEGIYGLNAQGKITFVNPAAARMLGYRVRELIGSNCDRDLEIHASYFLPETRDRSNAKFIHAILNHSQPDGTPYTWEESPIYATLQTGAVQYMTNDIFYRRDGSKFPVEYVSTPIREQGKIVGAVVIFKDITERQIVERMKDEFVSVVSHELRTPLTSIRTALGLLARGFLETQPAKRQRMLEIAFDNTNRLVRLISDILDIERINSGKVIMHKQLCDASELIVQSAEVMQAMAEKAEINLCVTPVSAKLWVDPDRIVQTLTNLLSNAIKFSSPGSTVWLSAELGVRSEERGVRESEVEVTGTENTEGDIQSPKSNIPNPKNADSLAPRSSLLTPHITFQVKDTGRGIPADKLESIFERFQQVDASNSGHQGGTGLGLAICRSIVQQHGGQIWVESVLGTGSTFSFTLPLAQNSEQ from the coding sequence ATGCAAACAAATCGTTCCCTGTCAAATTCTACTTGTGGAGCGAGCGAAGAACAGATCGCTTCCCTAGAAGTGTTGCTACATCGGATGATGAATCGCATTCGTCAATCTTTGGAGTTGCCTGCGATTCTCTCAGGAACTGTTGCCGAAGTGCGTGCCTTTTTGGGAACCGATCGCGTGATGGTTTATCGGTTCGATTTAGATGGTAGTGGCGAAGTCGTAGCAGAATCGGTGCAGGAAGAACGTTTACCATCTTTACTGGGACAACACTTTCCTGCCGAAGATATTCCGCCCCTGGCGCGAGAGTTATTTTTGAAGGCGCGTCAGCGTTCGATTGTCGATGTGGCAGCACAGGAAATTGGCTCAAGTCCGTTGGATTGTCCAGTTACCGGAGTATCACTTCAAGAAATCGATATCCGATTTCGCCCTGTCGATCCTTGCCATGTGGAATATCTCACTTCGATGGGGGTGCAGTCTTCTCTAGTCGTGCCGATCTTACATCGCGATCGCCTGTGGGGGTTGTTAGTATCCCATCACAGTTTACCGCGACAAGTTACAGACCGAGAGTTGCAGGTGGTGCAGTTGGTAGCAGATCAATTATCAATTGCGATCGCCCAAAGTACCTTGCTCGAACAAACTCGCATCCAAGCCCAACAAGAAGCCACGATTAACCGCGTGGCTAAATTATTGCATTCCATGACCGAGATGCAGTTACAGCAAGCGTTAGAGCTAACTGTCTCGGCGCTGGGGGGAACGGGTGGCAGAGTTTATATTAGTCCCCAAAGACCAGGAACCGCAGCGCAGTTGTTGGCTTGTGGCGAACAACCGATTTGGCAATCTGAAGCGGGATGCCAGTTGTACCTGGAAGAATATTGGAGTTGGCGATCGTGGCTAGACGCACAAACAACTGTTGATGACGATCGCTGTACTTGGGCGATCGCCGATTGGCACGGTCTAGAAATTCCTCCAGAATTGGCTTTAGCATGGTTTCCGGTACGAATTCGCGGTCTGCTGATCGTGCGCTTGCACTACAGACAGCAAATCTTGGGTTATTTGAGCGTATTTCGGCGAGAAATTGAGATTGAAACCCTATGGGCGCGACGACCCGACCGCGACGATCCGCGCCACTTACGCCCGATTCAATCTTTTGAAACTTGGCGAGAATTAAAACAAGGGCAAGCGCAAGCCTGGACGAGTGCGGAAATAGAACTAGTGCAAGCTTTAGGTAGCCATTTTGCTCTGGCAATTCAGCAATATGAACTTTATTTACAAGTTCATGCCCTCAACGCCGATTTATCTCGCGATATTCAAGAACGCAAGCAAGCAGAGATTAAAATTTGTGCTTTAAATGCCCAATTAGAGCAAAGAGTACAGGAGCGAACCGCAGAACTACAACGTGCTAACGTCGAATTACTCAGAGAAATTGGCGTGCGCGAACAGGCGCAAGCTTCCTTAGAACGCCTCAGCCGCCAAAATGAATTAATTCTCAACTCGGCAGGCGAAGGAATTTACGGTTTAAACGCTCAAGGTAAAATTACCTTTGTCAATCCCGCTGCCGCGAGAATGTTGGGATACCGAGTTAGAGAGCTAATTGGATCTAATTGCGATCGCGATTTAGAAATTCATGCCAGCTACTTTTTACCAGAAACGCGCGATCGCTCCAATGCTAAATTTATCCATGCCATCCTCAACCATTCCCAACCGGACGGCACGCCTTACACTTGGGAAGAAAGCCCGATTTATGCCACCCTCCAAACTGGAGCAGTACAATACATGACCAACGATATTTTTTATCGTCGCGACGGGTCAAAATTTCCAGTTGAATACGTTAGCACTCCAATTCGAGAACAGGGAAAGATTGTCGGTGCAGTTGTTATTTTTAAGGATATTACAGAACGCCAAATTGTCGAGCGGATGAAAGATGAGTTTGTCTCAGTTGTCAGCCACGAACTCCGAACTCCTCTCACTTCGATTCGTACTGCTTTAGGTTTGCTAGCGCGGGGTTTTCTGGAGACTCAACCAGCCAAACGGCAGCGGATGTTAGAAATTGCGTTTGACAATACCAACCGTTTAGTCCGGCTCATTAGCGACATTCTCGACATCGAACGGATCAATTCTGGCAAAGTCATTATGCACAAACAGCTATGCGATGCATCAGAGTTGATCGTCCAATCGGCAGAGGTTATGCAAGCAATGGCTGAGAAAGCAGAAATTAATCTGTGCGTCACACCAGTATCAGCAAAGTTATGGGTAGATCCAGACCGGATCGTGCAGACGTTGACTAACCTACTTAGCAATGCGATTAAATTTTCCTCCCCAGGATCTACAGTTTGGCTGAGTGCGGAATTAGGGGTGAGGAGCGAGGAGAGAGGAGTGCGGGAATCTGAAGTAGAGGTAACTGGGACTGAGAACACAGAAGGAGACATCCAAAGTCCCAAATCCAACATCCCAAATCCAAAAAACGCCGACTCCCTCGCTCCTCGCTCCTCACTCCTCACCCCTCATATCACATTCCAAGTCAAAGACACCGGACGCGGTATTCCTGCTGATAAACTCGAATCAATTTTTGAACGCTTTCAGCAAGTCGATGCTTCTAACTCCGGTCATCAAGGCGGGACTGGCTTAGGATTAGCAATTTGCCGCAGCATCGTACAGCAACACGGAGGACAAATCTGGGTCGAAAGTGTTTTAGGAACAGGCAGTACTTTCTCCTTCACCCTACCCCTAGCGCAAAACAGCGAGCAGTGA
- the psbA gene encoding photosystem II q(b) protein has product MTTVLQRQLNRVPAWERFCNWVTSTENRLYIGWFGVLMIPLLGVSICVFTIAFIAAPPVDIDGIREPVSGSLLYGNNIITGAVVPMSNAIGLHFYPIWEAASMDEWLYNGGPYQMIGFHYIPALCCYAGREWELSYRLGMRPWIAVAYTAPVAATSSVFLVYPIGQGSFSDGLPMGISGTFNFMFVFQAEHNILMHPFHMLGVAGVLGGSLFCAMHGSLVTSSLIRETSDSESQNYGYKFGQESETYNIVAAHGYFGRLIFQYASFNNSRSLHFFLAAWPVVCIWATALGISTMAFNLNGFNFNNSVLDSQGRVLPTWADVLNRANLGFEVMHERNAHNFPLDLACGDAVPVAFKAPAIGEVTPQAIAS; this is encoded by the coding sequence ATGACTACAGTTTTACAGCGTCAATTAAACCGCGTCCCTGCGTGGGAAAGGTTCTGTAATTGGGTGACTAGCACGGAAAATCGGTTATATATCGGCTGGTTTGGCGTGCTGATGATTCCCCTTTTAGGAGTCTCCATTTGCGTCTTTACCATCGCTTTTATCGCAGCACCACCTGTAGATATTGATGGTATCCGCGAACCCGTATCAGGTTCCTTACTCTACGGCAATAACATCATTACTGGAGCCGTAGTGCCGATGTCTAATGCCATTGGCTTGCACTTTTACCCTATTTGGGAAGCAGCATCGATGGATGAGTGGCTTTACAACGGTGGACCCTATCAGATGATAGGTTTTCACTACATTCCAGCTCTGTGTTGTTATGCAGGGCGCGAGTGGGAGTTGTCCTATCGTTTGGGGATGCGTCCTTGGATTGCAGTTGCCTATACCGCTCCCGTTGCTGCCACATCATCAGTGTTCTTGGTTTATCCCATCGGACAAGGTAGCTTCTCTGATGGTTTGCCAATGGGCATCAGCGGTACTTTCAATTTCATGTTTGTCTTCCAAGCCGAACACAATATTCTGATGCATCCCTTCCATATGTTGGGAGTCGCAGGAGTACTGGGAGGTTCGTTGTTCTGCGCCATGCATGGTTCGTTGGTGACATCCAGCTTAATTCGCGAGACCAGCGATAGCGAATCGCAGAACTATGGCTACAAGTTCGGGCAAGAATCGGAGACATACAATATTGTCGCCGCCCACGGTTATTTCGGTCGTCTGATTTTCCAGTATGCCAGTTTCAACAATAGTCGTTCGTTGCACTTCTTTTTAGCAGCTTGGCCCGTGGTCTGTATTTGGGCTACAGCGCTGGGTATCAGTACGATGGCATTTAATCTTAACGGGTTTAACTTCAATAACTCAGTCCTCGACTCGCAAGGTCGCGTGTTACCGACCTGGGCTGATGTATTGAATCGGGCAAATCTAGGGTTTGAAGTCATGCACGAACGCAATGCTCATAACTTCCCCCTAGATCTTGCTTGTGGCGATGCCGTTCCAGTAGCGTTCAAAGCGCCAGCGATCGGTGAAGTTACACCACAGGCGATCGCAAGTTAA
- the apcD gene encoding allophycocyanin subunit alpha-B has product MSIVTELILNADSESRYPAPKEIQVYQNFVKTGEQRIRIAKILAENEQRIVQNGSARFWERVPNTPSNSGNERKTASCQRDQGWYIRLIAYSVLAGSEKPLEEIGTIGIKEMYNNLEIPLRNIVECMRCLKEEALSLMSEEDALEVSAYFDYVMRSLS; this is encoded by the coding sequence ATGAGTATTGTTACCGAATTAATTCTGAATGCCGATAGTGAATCTCGCTATCCCGCACCAAAAGAAATTCAGGTCTATCAAAATTTTGTTAAAACAGGCGAACAGAGAATTCGGATCGCCAAAATATTAGCAGAAAACGAGCAAAGAATCGTTCAAAATGGTAGCGCGAGATTTTGGGAACGAGTTCCCAATACTCCTAGCAATAGCGGCAACGAACGCAAAACCGCTTCTTGCCAGCGCGATCAAGGTTGGTATATTCGTCTGATCGCCTATTCCGTATTAGCAGGTAGCGAAAAGCCTCTAGAAGAAATCGGCACGATTGGCATCAAAGAGATGTATAACAACCTCGAAATTCCGCTCAGAAACATAGTTGAATGTATGCGCTGTTTGAAAGAAGAAGCACTATCGCTTATGAGCGAAGAAGATGCTTTAGAAGTATCCGCATATTTTGACTACGTAATGCGATCGCTCTCTTGA